One Solanum pennellii chromosome 9, SPENNV200 DNA segment encodes these proteins:
- the LOC114074034 gene encoding receptor-like protein 32 gives MEFGNLQKLHELDLAQNELTGSVPHNIFNMSALQNVDFGENKLSGTLPSDLGRGMPNLEIFHCGGNNLSGFISSSISNSSKLRQLDLSRNSFTGTIPKSLGNLEYLELLHLLSNNFVSDSTLSFLASLTNCRNLRALTLAGNPFDGYCLHLLVISQTPCKF, from the coding sequence ATGGAGTTCGGTAATCTTCAGAAACTTCACGAGTTGGATTTAGCACAGAATGAGCTAACTGGCTCTGTTCCTCACAACATTTTCAACATGTCAGCACTGCAGAATGTAGATTTTGGAGAAAATAAGCTTTCAGGTACTCTACCTTCAGATTTAGGTCGTGGAATGCCAAATCTAGAAATATTTCATTGTGGAGGAAATAATCTGAGTGGTTTTATCTCTTCTTCAATCTCAAATTCATCAAAACTCAGACAACTTGACCTCTCACGAAACAGTTTcacaggtacaattcctaaatcACTTGGTAACTTAGAATACCTTGAGTTACTTCACTTGCTGTCGAATAATTTTGTCAGCGATTCAACATTGAGCTTCCTTGCATCATTGACAAACTGTAGGAATCTAAGAGCACTCACGTTAGCAGGTAATCCGTTTGATGGTTATTGCCTGCATCTATTGGTAATTTCTCAAACTCCTTGCAAATTTTGA